In archaeon BMS3Bbin15, the DNA window TAATTATTTCTATGCAGGCATTGAATTGATTTATATTAAAAAGGTTGGCTATTGTCTTTAACTTGCTATCAACCATGACCTTGTATGGTCTGACAAGAATAGGCCTCTCAGTTCCATATACGACAACGCCCCCTTCCCTCTTTCCACTCACATAACTCAATGTCTCAACTTCAAAGGCGACTGCTGCAATAGCAGCGCCAGCACTCATAGGCCTGGTGCCAGTGGTGTAGTCAATCACCATATCCTCTGGTGAAAAACCTTCTCCAGCAAGCTCGCTCAATAAAGCAATAGATTCGTTGTATATGGATTCGATATTTTCCATATTACTTATACGCTTGATTTCATAATCCTCTTCACCCATACCTGTCTTTTCTAATATTTTTGGAACTGTATCTCTTTCACTCTCTTTAGTCACTATAAATACAGTCTTATCTGGGTGATGGGCTTTTATTGAAACAGTAATACCTGAAGCCAGACTGTCTACCACTTTCTCCCTGTCTTTTCCCACCCCTGTGCCAACAGTTATAACAAGAGCTTTTTTCATTTATCCATCACCTCCAGATTTTCTATTGCTTTCTTGATTCTCTCAAGAAATCTATTTGCGTTCTCGATTATGTTCTCCGCCTCTTCTGCAGTGAATTTATAGCCTATTCCATAATCAGCCCTCTCTCTGCTTTCTCTTGCAGTGCTCATAGATTTAAGATAATAATCCTCAATAGTACCCTTCTTTACAAATTCTAATCCAAATTGTGCAATGATACCCTTATGAGTTCTGGGATAAATGTTCTTTAAGCTGAGCAATGCCCTTGCAGAATAGTGCATGCTGTAATAAGCCCTGCTTATAGCATCGCTGTATTCACCATTGTCAAATAGAATCCTCGCAGCCCTCAACTTGGATTCTGCTTCTACTATGAGCATTTCAACTTCATTCAACAATCGCACCCTCTCTTGCGACGTTCTGGTAAAATCCAGTGTTAATATCCTTCATCTGCTTATATTCTTCTACAGTTACTGCCTTGGCAGAAATATATACTCCTGTATCCAGCAGAACATCGACAGCTATTTCAGAGAGATTCTTCTGCATCTCGAACCAATCTGCAGTAGTTATAACCAGCACATCCATATCGCTTTCTTCTTTGCCTTCTCCCCTTGCATAGCTTCCAAAGAGTATAATCTTCTCTACTCTATCTTCATACTTCTCCATGACCATATTTACAAACTCCTTCAGAGTTTCTTCTATTTTCGGGGGAAGTTCTTTGTCCATGATAATAATTCATCCTCACAATATTTACGACTTACCCATGATTGTCAGCCGTTACCTCTTAAACTCTGCCTTTTTCCATAGAATAGCTATTTAATCGTTATTTTTGTATATTATACCACATAATCATAATTCTGTAATTGCCCATGTATAGACCTCCGATCAGTCTCACCTCCAGATTCCTCCCACCATAGAACCGAACTCAGTAGCTACTACTCTATCTTTTAGCAATGTGACAATACCAGCTCTTTCCAACCTCTTTAAATCTTGCTGTAAAATACCTGTTTTATCTAATGGCATAGATTTGCTCAGAAGAATAGCAACAAGTTTGCCCATATATTCCCTTGGATAGGGGATACATGGGATGTGGATATAGTTAAGCTCTTCTATGGGTGGGAACATAACAGT includes these proteins:
- a CDS encoding nucleotidyltransferase domain protein translates to MDKELPPKIEETLKEFVNMVMEKYEDRVEKIILFGSYARGEGKEESDMDVLVITTADWFEMQKNLSEIAVDVLLDTGVYISAKAVTVEEYKQMKDINTGFYQNVAREGAIVE
- a CDS encoding HEPN domain protein, which produces MNEVEMLIVEAESKLRAARILFDNGEYSDAISRAYYSMHYSARALLSLKNIYPRTHKGIIAQFGLEFVKKGTIEDYYLKSMSTARESRERADYGIGYKFTAEEAENIIENANRFLERIKKAIENLEVMDK